A portion of the Arcobacter arenosus genome contains these proteins:
- a CDS encoding bifunctional adenosylcobinamide kinase/adenosylcobinamide-phosphate guanylyltransferase — MDNNKKILYFGGQKSGKSLLAEKKACELSQHKKPFYIATYDNSFGDEEMIKRVHKHQNQRLDKFITLEETKELSKVIKEDESYLIDCISMWILNRLDDNEDILLEELEKISKIKANIVFVLNDVNSGVIPMDKISRKYIDLSGVIGQKLASFCDEVYEVKLGLPQRLK, encoded by the coding sequence TTGGATAATAATAAAAAAATCCTCTATTTTGGTGGGCAAAAAAGTGGAAAAAGTCTTTTAGCTGAGAAAAAGGCATGTGAACTAAGCCAACATAAAAAACCTTTTTATATAGCAACCTATGACAATAGTTTTGGTGATGAAGAGATGATAAAAAGGGTTCATAAACACCAAAATCAAAGGCTTGATAAATTTATAACTTTAGAAGAAACAAAAGAGTTATCTAAAGTTATCAAAGAAGATGAAAGCTATTTGATTGATTGTATCTCAATGTGGATTTTGAATAGACTTGATGATAATGAAGATATTTTATTAGAAGAGTTAGAAAAAATCTCAAAAATTAAAGCGAACATAGTTTTTGTTTTAAATGATGTAAATTCAGGGGTAATTCCTATGGATAAGATTTCACGTAAGTATATTGATTTAAGTGGAGTTATTGGTCAGAAGTTAGCTTCTTTTTGTGATGAAGTTTATGAAGTAAAACTTGGGCTTCCTCAGAGGTTAAAATAG